Within Dermacentor albipictus isolate Rhodes 1998 colony chromosome 3, USDA_Dalb.pri_finalv2, whole genome shotgun sequence, the genomic segment GTGCTTGTCGAGCAAGGCAGCGCCAGCGAAGACGACCGCGGCGAGGGCATGCCCTTGATGCCGGCCTCTCGCGACCATGAGTGCGGCGCGGCATGGCGCAGACGCGAGGGCGTCGGCTGGTGTGCCGGTGGCGCCAGCGCGGGATCCTGCCGCCGTCGAAGAACTGCCGGGTCCCGCCTTTGCCTCCAGCAGCGGGGGGCTCTCGGGGGCACTCATGTCTCTCGTCATCCTCGCTCTCTTCCTCATTTTCATCGTGACCATGACGGCCCGGTACCTGCGCGCCGGCCAGCCAACAGCGGTGAGCTACAGCTAACAC encodes:
- the LOC135902612 gene encoding uncharacterized protein, whose product is MSAARHGADARASAGVPVAPARDPAAVEELPGPAFASSSGGLSGALMSLVILALFLIFIVTMTARYLRAGQPTAVPQPVTAPAYSENNGTAERELRNNNGTAWPEQEESELAVMAAGNLTLIEAALQPASPTNRSS